From Microplitis mediator isolate UGA2020A chromosome 11, iyMicMedi2.1, whole genome shotgun sequence, one genomic window encodes:
- the LOC130676856 gene encoding flotillin-2, producing the protein MGNVHTCGPNEALVVSGGCCGSMKKRTIVGGYAFCWWFVTDVQRLSLEVMTLNPVCESVETAQGVPLTVTGVAQCKIMKADELLSTASEQFLGKSTHEIKSTILSTLEGHLRAILGTLSVEEVYKDRDQFAALVREVAAPDVGRMGIEILSFTIKDVYDDVQYLASLGKAQTAAVKRDADIGVAEANRDAGIREAECEKTAMDIKYNTDSKIEDNARLYQLQKANFDQEVNTAKAEAQLAYELQAAKIKQKIRNEEIQIEVVERHKMIEVEEQEVRRKEHELKSTVRLPAEAEHYKMTTVAEGKRTQTVENAKAEAEKIRLIGESEAKTLDIIGTAEAERMRLKAQVYKKYNEAAILNIALNAMPKIAAEVAAPLARTEEIVLLGGNDGVTNELTRLVGQVPPAVQALTGVDLSKVLGKIPGAK; encoded by the exons gaGGATGTTGTGGCTCGATGAAAAAACGAACGATCGTGGGAGGTTACGCTTTTTGCTGGTGGTTCGTAACGGATGTCCAGCGTTTGTCCTTGGAGGTGATGACTCTTAACCCAGTATGTGAGAGCGTTGAAACAGCCCAGGGTGTGCCGCTGACCGTCACCGGGGTCGCTCAGTGTAAAATAATGAAAGCCGACGAATTGTTATCCACCGCCAGTGAACAGTTTCTCGGAAAAAGTACTCACGAAATAAAGTCAACTATTCTATCAACTCTCGAGGGCCATCTCCGAGCCATCCTCG gtaCACTGTCCGTCGAAGAAGTCTACAAAGATCGCGACCAGTTCGCTGCACTGGTACGCGAAGTTGCGGCACCAGACGTCGGACGTATGGGAATTGAAATATTGTCGTTTACTATAAAAGACGTTTACGATGACGTTCAATATTTAGCGTCACTTGGTAAAGCTCAGACGGCAGCTGTGAAACGTGATGCTGACATCGGTGTCGCTGAAGCGAACCGTGACGCCGGGATTCGG GAAGCGGAATGTGAGAAAACAGCAATggacataaaatataatacggATTCAAAAATAGAAGACAACGCTCGTCTTTACCAGTTACAGAAAGCTAATTTTGATCAAGAAGTCAATACAGCT AAAGCCGAAGCTCAACTTGCGTATGAGCTACAAGCAGCTAAAATAAAGCAGAAAATAAGGAATGAGGAAATTCAAATCGAGGTTGTTGAAAGACATAAGATGATTGAAGTCGAAGAACAAGAAGTTCGTCGTAAGGAACACGAGTTGAAGAGTACGGTCCGATTACCCGCTGAAGCTGAGCATTATAAAATGACAACTGTTGCTGAGGGAAAGAG AACGCAAACCGTCGAAAATGCCAAGGCGGAAGCTGAAAAAATAAGACTAATTGGTGAGTCCGAAGCTAAAACACTAGACATCATTGGTACCGCGGAAGCTGAGAGAATGCGTTTGAAAGcacaagtttataaaaaatataacgaagctgcaatattaaatattgCTCTCAATGCAATGCCCaag aTTGCCGCTGAAGTAGCAGCTCCGCTAGCAAGAACAGAGGAAATTGTATTGCTCGGCGGTAATGACGGCGTAACTAATGAACTGACTCGTCTAGTTGGACAAGTACCCCCAGCAGTACAAGCCCTTACTGGAGTCGACCTTTCAAAAGTTTTAGGGAAAATTCCCGGGGCTAAATAA
- the LOC130676851 gene encoding glucose dehydrogenase [FAD, quinone], translated as MGVESTIASYLGGATGSLSWFFPALAMAISYFQLEVMDKESQPIDMPTELLHPAYDFIVVGAGSAGAVVASRLSEIENWNVLLLEAGGDETEISDVPLLAGYLQLSKLDWKYKTEPQGDACLAMEQGRCNWPRGKVLGGSSVLNYMLYLRGNRKDYDIWEQQGNPGWSSKDVLYYFKKSEDNRNPYLANTIYHSTGGYLTVQEAPWRTPLATAFVKAGQEMGYDIRDINGARQSGFMIAQGTIRDGSRCSTSKAFLRPARLRQNLHVALNSHVTKVLIDPTTKRAYGIEMMREGKMYRIRAKNEVILSGGSVNSPQLLMLSGVGPRDHLEQLGIPVIHDAAVGQNLQDHVGLGGLTFLVNQEVSMVENRLHSVSSVMRYALFGDGPLTVLGGVEGLAFVNTKYVNATDDFPDIELHFISGSTNSDGGRQIRKVHGITQRFYDAVFGEISNRDVWSVIPMLLRPKSKGLIRLRSKNPFDHPLIYPNYFKEPEDIATLVEGVKIGVALSRTAAFRKYGSELNPKPFPGCQHIPLYTDPYWECMIRHYSATIYHPVGTCKMGPSWDNEAVVDPQLRVYGVTGLRVIDASIMPNLVSGNTNAPAIMIGEKGADMIKEFWRKRKPGL; from the exons aTGGGCGTTGAGTCAACGATAGCCAGTTATCTGGGTGGTGCTACTGGAAGTCTCAGTTGGTTTTTTCCAGCTCTGGCAATGGctatttcgtattttcaattGGAAGTCATGGATAAAGAGTCACAGCCAATTGATATGCCAACCGAGCTGCTGCATCCTGCGTATGATTTTATTGTCGTTGGTGCTGGATCCGCAG gTGCCGTGGTTGCTAGTCGTCTGTCAGAAATCGAAAACTGGAACGTGTTACTCTTGGAGGCTGGTGGAGATGAAACGGAAATTTCAGATGTACCTTTGCTTGCTGGTTATCTTCAGCTGAGTAAACTTGATTGGAAATACAAAACAGAACCTCAGGGAGATGCATGTCTAG cgATGGAACAAGGCCGCTGTAATTGGCCACGTGGAAAAGTTCTAGGTGGCAGCAGTGTCTTGAACTACATGCTGTATCTTCGTGGTAATCGAAAGGACTACGACATTTGGGAACAACAAGGAAATCCTGGTTGGAGTTCCAAAGACGTTTTgtattactttaaaaaatctgaagaCAATCGAAATCCGTATTTGGCGAACACGATTTACCATTCGACGGGAGGTTATTTGACGGTTCAAGAAGCGCCCTGGCGGACGCCACTGGCAACTGCTTTTGTCAAGGCTGGCCAGGAAATGGGTTATGATATTCGTGATATCAATGGCGCGCGCCAATCGGGTTTCATGATTGCGCAGGGGACTATCAGAGATGGGAGTCGTTGTTCGACATCGAAAGCCTTTTTAAGACCTGCAAGATTGAGGCAAAATTTGCATGTGGCTCTGAATTCTCATGTCACTAAAGTTCTGATTGATCCCACGACCAAACGCGCCTACGGAATTGAAATGATGCGCGAGGGTAAAATGTACAGAATTCGTGCCAAAAACGAAGTCATTTTATCCGGAGGTTCTGTCAATTCGCCTCAGTTATTGATGCTTTCGGGAGTTGGACCTCGGGATCATTTGGAACAATTAGGAATTCCGGTGATTCATGATGCCGCCGTTGGGCAGAACCTTCAGGACCATGTTGGACTGGGTGGTCTTACATTTCTAGTTAATCAAGAAGTTTCAATGGTCGAAAACCGCCTGCACAGCGTCTCTTCAGTTATGAGATATGCTCTTTTCGGTGACGGTCCTTTGACCGTTTTGGGAGGCGTCGAAGGACTTGCTTTCGTCAATACCAAGTACGTTAACGCTACGGACGATTTTCCGGACATCGAATTGCATTTCATATCTGGATCTACAAACTCTGATGGCGGTAGACAAATCAGAAAAGTCCACGGCATTACACAGCGATTTTATGATGCCGTTTTTGGGGAAATTAGTAATCGGGATGTCTGGAGTGTCATTCCAATGTTGCTGAGGCCCAAAAGCAAAGGGCTTATCAGACTTCGAAGCAAGAATCCATTCGATCATCCGCTGATCTATCCGAATTACTTCAAAGAGCCAGAAGACATAGCGACTTTAGTTGAGGGCGTGAAAATTGGCGTTGCTTTAAGTAGAACAGCTGCGTTTAGAAAGTATGGAAGTGAATTGAATCCAAAACCTTTTCCTGGCTGCCAGCATATTCCGCTCTACACAGATCCTTATTGGGAGTGCATGATAAGACACTACTCTGCTACTATTTACCATCCCGTAGGAACCTGCAAAATGGGGCCCAGTTGGGACAATGAAGCAGTCGTAGATCCTCAATTGAGAGTCTACGGTGTCACTGGATTACGTGTTATCGACGCTTCTATTATGCCAAATCTCGTCAGCGGCAATACCAACGCACCTGCGATTATGATCGGGGAAAAAGGCGCGGATATGATTAAAGAATTTTGGCGCAAGAGGAAACCCGGTTTATGA